In a single window of the Patagioenas fasciata isolate bPatFas1 chromosome 22, bPatFas1.hap1, whole genome shotgun sequence genome:
- the LOC139829630 gene encoding feather keratin Cos2-3-like gives MVYIQDELVRKLLPLPRVPLALRQCRAGIKGRQVPACSLIHFSCLLLLGCQVGLNMSCYDQCLPCQPCSPIPLANSCNEPYVRQSQNSTIVIEPSPVVVTLPGPILSFFPQDTVVGSSTSAAVGRILSCDGMPINSGCCDLSGIFTRYCGRKCLPCKSYWTWPLGRLPRKYRHSAGQRMNP, from the exons ATGGTTTACATTCAAgatgagcttgtcagaaaattgttACCCCTGCCAAGGGTGCCTCTTGCCTTGCGGCAATGTAGGGCAGGTATAAAAGGCAGGCAAGTCCCTGcctgctctctcatccacttctcttgcCTCCTTCTGCTTGGGTGCCAGGTGGGTCTGAA CATGTCCTGCTAtgaccagtgcctgccctgccagccctgcagcccaatcccactggccaacagctgcaatgagccatATGTCAGGCAGAGCCAGAACTCCACCAttgtcattgagccctcccctgtggtggtgaccctgcctggccccatcctcagcttctTCCCACAGgacaccgttgtgggctcctccacctctgctgctgttggcagaatcctcagctgtgatggaATGCCCATCAACTCTGGTTGCTGTGACCTCTCTGGCATTTTCACTCGTTATTGTGGCAGAAAGTGCCTCCCCTGCAAAAGCTACTGGACATGGCCCTTGGGAAGGCTCCCCAGGAAGTACAGACATAGTGCTGGACAAAGAATGAATCCATGA